From one Triticum urartu cultivar G1812 chromosome 3, Tu2.1, whole genome shotgun sequence genomic stretch:
- the LOC125547772 gene encoding UDP-glycosyltransferase 83A1-like — MAAPAPHVLALPFPAQGHVIPLMELSHSLVEHGIKVTFVNTQHNHHLILASLHVSKPDSQDGITSLGGVDMVCIPDGLADGEDRKDLARLAKSFSEVMPGELEKLIARLSESAGACNCKLTWIIADASMAWVFPVAKRLGLRVAAFNPLSVAMFATRIRIPELIRDGVVDEKGLPKQRGTFRLAPGMPPMDTTELSWNRAGGPEGQPFILDFILRNNAATRLAEAVVTNSVQELEPGAMALFPDVLTVGPLLSDKPVASFWAEDATCAAWLDAQPAGSVVYVAFGSFAIFDRAQLVELAEALALTSRPFLWAVRPDSASEEWVEDLRRRAGPRGRVVGWCPQQLVLAHASTACFLSHCGWNSTLEGLVNGLPFLCWPYFTDQFLDRGYICDVWRTGLQVAAGETTGTLVGREAIRGKVEELLGDAEIKARALALRDVARGAVADGGSSSRRNLARVVDLVRGSTS, encoded by the coding sequence ATGGCCGCACCCGCGCCCCATGTGCTGGCCTTGCCCTTCCCCGCGCAAGGCCATGTCATCCCTCTCATGGAGCTGTCCCACAGCCTTGTGGAGCACGGCATCAAGGTCACCTTCGTCAACACCCAGCACAACCACCACCTCATCCTTGCCTCCCTCCACGTCTCCAAGCCCGACTCTCAAGACGGAATTACCAGCCTCGGAGGGGTCGACATGGTCTGCATACCGGACGGGCTGGCCGACGGCGAGGACAGGAAGGACCTCGCGCGGCTCGCCAAGTCCTTCTCGGAGGTCATGCCCGGCGAGCTGGAGAAGCTGATCGCAAGGCTGTCCGAATCGGCCGGTGCATGCAACTGCAAGCTGACGTGGATCATCGCCGACGCGAGCATGGCGTGGGTGTTTCCCGTGGCCAAGAGGCTCGGCCTCCGGGTCGCCGCCTTCAACCCGCTGTCGGTGGCCATGTTCGCCACGAGGATCCGCATCCCCGAGCTGATAAGGGACGGGGTGGTGGACGAGAAAGGCCTGCCGAAGCAGCGCGGCACGTTTCGGCTGGCTCCGGGGATGCCGCCCATGGACACCACGGAGCTCTCGTGGAACCGCGCCGGCGGCCCCGAGGGCCAGCCGTTCATATTGGACTTCATCCTCCGGAACAACGCGGCCACCCGCCTCGCCGAGGCGGTCGTCACCAACTCCGTCCAAGAGCTCGAGCCGGGAGCCATGGCGCTCTTCCCCGACGTCCTCACCGTGGGCCCGCTCCTCTCCGACAAGCCGGTCGCCAGCTTCTGGGCCGAGGACGCCACCTGCGCGGCGTGGCTCGACGCGCAGCCGGCCGGCTCCGTCGTGTACGTGGCGTTCGGCAGCTTCGCCATCTTCGACCGGGCGCAGCTCGTGGAGCTGGCGGAGGCGCTGGCGCTGACCTCCCGGCCCTTCCTGTGGGCGGTGAGGCCGGACTCGGCGAGCGAGGAGTGGGTCGAGgacctccgccgccgcgccgggcCGCGCGGCCGCGTGGTGGGCTGGTGCCCGCAGCAGCTGGTGCTGGCGCACGCGTCCACGGCGTGCTTCCTGTCGCACTGCGGGTGGAACTCGACGCTGGAAGGGCTGGTCAACGGCCTGCCGTTCCTGTGCTGGCCCTACTTCACGGACCAGTTCCTCGACCGGGGCTACATCTGCGACGTGTGGCGGACGGGGCTGCAGGTGGCCGCCGGCGAGACGACGGGGACGCTCGTGGGAAGAGAGGCGATACGGGGCAAGGTGGAGGAGCTGCTGGGCGACGCGGAGATCAAGGCCAGGGCGCTCGCGCTGAGGGACGTTGCTCGCGGCGCCGTCGCAGACGGCGGGTCGTCGTCGCGCCGGAATCTCGCACGGGTCGTCGACCTCGTCCGAGGATCAACGAGCTAG